In the Paroedura picta isolate Pp20150507F chromosome 15, Ppicta_v3.0, whole genome shotgun sequence genome, one interval contains:
- the LOC143824517 gene encoding arylacetamide deacetylase-like 4, translating into MGLQQVLWLTARAALVFPLGAVVVMAWVAYVYFFKSEFPPGLGSPVKIRIYHIVSMAIYGLGYLGWKIGLCEEHTVMRRLIDGIPARKAKTLRIRDLQFDGVTVRVFQPKAPDTKLRKGILFFHGGIGMWGSIDSHERMCHFLAREGNSVVVSVGYRLAPEYPYPSQYLDCYAATIHLMKNAKDYGVDPECIIISGDSLGGTFAASICQELVKETNLPKIRAQILLYPFLQAIDFNLPSHQQNRLVPPFHQRTIVEAGVQYLGEKMSLAKELRKGSHVPEDMKMKLRNWINPDLIPKEFKLRGYKPSPPAVFSPEVYHQSQKAFDTRFSPLLAEDDVIRQLPEMFVLTCEYDVLRDDGLLYKKRLEDAGVPVTWYHLVDGIHGALYFIDLVVLPVSGTKRGMESVLNFVNRL; encoded by the exons ATGGGGCTTCAACAGGTTCTGTGGTTGACGGCTCGGGCCGCTTTGGTGTTCCCCCTTGGCGCTGTAGTCGTGATGGCGTGGGTGGCTtatgtttatttctttaaatcTGAATTCCCTCCTGGATTGGGCTCCCCTGTGAAGATAAGGATCTACCATATTGTGTCCATGGCCATATATGGGCTG GGATACCTAGGGTGGAAGATCGGCCTCTGTGAAGAACACACAGTCATGAGGAGACTCATCGATGGAATCCCAGCTCGGAAAGCCAAGACGCTTAGAATTCGGGATCTCCAGTTCGACGGCGTGACTGTGAGGGTGTTTCAGCCCAAAGCGCCCGACACAAAACTCAGGAAAGGAATCCTTTTCTTTCATGGAGGAATTGGCATGTGGGGCAGCATTG ATTCCCACGAACGAATGTGTCACTTCCTTGCCAGGGAAGGGAATTCGGTGGTGGTCTCTGTCGG GTACCGCCTGGCTCCTGAGTACCCATATCCAAGTCAGTACTTGGACTGCTATGCTGCCACCATCCACTTGATGAAGAATGCAAAGGACTACGGCGTGGACCCAGAATGTATCATCATTAGCGGTGATAGTCTAGGGGGCACCTTTGCAGCATCTATTTGTCAAGAGCTGGTCAAGGAAACGAACCTCCCCAAAATCCGGGCTCAGATCTTGCTCTACCCTTTCCTGCAAGCCATCGATTTCAACTTACCCTCCCATCAGCAAAACCGATTGGTGCCCCCGTTTCACCAAAGGACCATAGTTGAGGCAGGCGTGCAATATCTCGGGGAAAAGATGTCTTTGGCCAAAGAGTTAAGGAAAGGCTCCCACGTTCCCGAGGACATGAAAATGAAGTTGAGGAACTGGATCAATCCAGATCTCATCCCCAAGGAATTCAAACTCAGAGGCTACAAACCATCACCGCCGGCTGTCTTCTCCCCGGAAGTTTACCACCAATCCCAGAAAGCTTTTGACACCCGGTTTTCACCCCTTCTGGCTGAGGACGACGTTATTCGGCAGCTCCCAGAGATGTTTGTGTTAACGTGCGAATACGACGTCCTCAGAGACGATGGGCTGCTGTACAAGAAGAGGTTAGAGGATGCAGGAGTTCCTGTGACTTGGTACCACCTTGTAGATGGAATCCACGGAGCCCTTTACTTCATCGATCTCGTTGTGCTTCCTGTTTCGGGTACCAAAAGAGGGATGGAGAGTGTGTTGAATTTTGTAAACAGGCTGTAG
- the LOC143824817 gene encoding arylacetamide deacetylase-like 4, which yields MGPIRTVLALLAVPLLFPFLLGWAVYYQLSTVSIPAGIDEGLKLRLLHLLIAISFGLDYICWKMGLCNRLTILRFIVDGIPPLRDPKLSIKDDFIKGVPVRSYQPKRPSTGLRRGILFFHGGGGVLGSIDLYERLCRYIAKESDSVLLSVGYHLAPESSYPSQFKECLEVTIHFMQNSENYGVDPARIILSGDSFGGTLTAYLCQELKGRSDLPSVRAQVLIYPFLQGLDFNLPSYQQYSHVPILSQKHVAYLSTFYFDAPSSIIDMIVSGQLFPDRTIMKYREWVRADLIPPEFQTRNHPPALPASRKINIIDVLSKVLTQRLSPLLADDSFFKGLPEAFILTCEYDVLRDDGLLYKKRLEDNGVLVSWYHFEGGFHACLCLLHHWLLPFSTGKKGADSIVNYVKCL from the exons ATGGGCCCGATCAGGACTGTTCTTGCGCTGCTGGCCGTTCCTCTGCTTTTCCCTTTCCTGCTGGGATGGGCTGTGTATTACCAATTGTCCACAGTGAGCATTCCCGCCGGAATCGACGAAGGTCTAAAGCTGCGATTGCTACACCTTCTAATTGCCATTTCGTTTGGGTTG GACTACATTTGCTGGAAAATGGGCCTTTGCAACAGGCTTACGATACTGAGGTTTATTGTGGATGGAATTCCTCCTTTACGTGACCCAAAGCTGTCCATCAAGGATGACTTTATTAAGGGGGTGCCTGTAAGGAGTTATCAACCGAAAAGGCCATCAACTGGATTGCGGAGAGGAATTCTGTTCTTccacggaggaggaggagtgctTGGGAGCATCG ATTTGTACGAGAGATTGTGCCGCTACATCGCCAAGGAAAGCGACTCAGTGCTTCTGTCTGTTGG CTACCATCTCGCTCCGGAGAGCTCTTATCCATCACAGTTCAAGGAATGCCTGGAGGTCACCATTCACTTCATGCAGAATTCAGAAAACTACGGGGTTGACCCTGCCCGTATAATACTCAGTGGGGACAGCTTTGGAGGCACCCTGACTGCTTACCTCTGCCAGGAGCTGAAAGGCAGAAGCGATCTCCCCAGCGTCCGTGCTCAGGTGCTGATCTATCCTTTTCTGCAAGGGCTAGACTTCAATTTACCTTCCTATCAGCAGTACAGCCACGTTCCTATCCTAAGCCAAAAACATGTAGCCTATTTATCCACATTCTATTTCGATGCACCCTCATCAATTATTGACATGATAGTTTCAGGACAACTGTTCCCTGATAGGACAATAATGAAGTACAGGGAATGGGTACGTGCAGATCTCATCCCTCCGGAGTTTCAAACCAGAAACCACCCTCCAGCCCTGCCAGCTTCCCGCAAGATTAACATAATCGACGTGCTGAGCAAGGTGCTCACCCAAAGACTTTCCCCGCTCTTGGCTGATGATTCCTTTTTCAAAGGGCTTCCGGAGGCTTTCATCCTAACCTGCGAATACGACGTTCTAAGGGACGATGGCCTGTTGTATAAGAAACGACTGGAAGACAATGGGGTCCTGGTATCGTGGTACCACTTTGAGGGGGGGTTTCATGCCTGTCTGTGCCTGCTGCACCACTGGCTACTCCCTTTCTCCACTGGCAAAAAAGGAGCCGATTCTATAGTGAATTACGTAAAATGCCTGTAA
- the LOC143824612 gene encoding arylacetamide deacetylase-like 4 — translation MSLLWDLLWLASAVLAVGICLLLAWAICYQFLTTEVPPGICQPLKIRVLHMVASMGFALDYIFWMAGLCKAFTIWRILIDGIPPMADPSLLIKNEYFDNVRVRVYKAKRPSPEKRKGIVFFHGGGGIFGSIDAYERVCRYIAKKTDAVVVSVGYHLAPEYQYPTQFKECLSATTFFMKTAEKYGVDPTQVIISGDSFGGTLAAYVVQKLVKRPQVPRPRAQILIGPCIQSLDFNLPSYQQNHFVPIVPCRVFLLFASWYLADSTTVLEYLYKDLFTPEDAMTKCQKWLHLDRIPEEFQMKKPCQEISALPSPACNIDFLIKNLYKSTFSPLLNEKDIFPHLPDAFILTSEFDLLRDDGLLYKKRLEDNGVQVTWRHLKDGFHGVLYFFNHWFLAFPCSAVAVDHIVGYIKRL, via the exons ATGTCGTTGCTATGGGACCTCCTATGGCTGGCATCAGCCGTTCTGGCCGTTGGCATTTGCTTgctgctagcctgggctatttgtTACCAGTTCTTGACGACGGAAGTTCCCCCCGGAATATGTCAACCTCTGAAGATCAGGGTGCTGCATATGGTAGCATCCATGGGTTTTGCTCTG GACTATATTTTCTGGATGGCGGGTCTTTGCAAAGCGTTCACAATTTGGAGGATCCTGATAGATGGAATCCCACCAATGGCAGACCCCAGTCTATTGATCAAGAATGAATACTTTGATAATGTCCGGGTGAGGGTCTACAAAGCCAAAAGACCCTCtcctgagaagaggaaaggaatcGTATTTTTCCATGGAGGAGGTGGCATTTTTGGAAGCATAG ATGCGTATGAAAGAGTGTGTCGCTACATAGCCAAGAAGACTGATGCGGTGGTGGTATCTGTTGG GTACCATCTGGCTCCCGAGTATCAATATCCCACACAGTTCAAGGAATGTCTAAGTGCTACCACATTCTTTATGAAGACGGCAGAGAAATATGGAGTCGATCCCACTCAGGTTATAATTAGCGGAGATTCCTTTGGAGGCACGCTTGCTGCTTACGTGGTCCAGAAGCTGGTGAAGAGACCACAGGTTCCCAGGCCCCGTGCTCAGATCTTGATCGGCCCTTGCATCCAAAGCCTGGATTTCAATCTGCCCTCTTATCAGCAAAACCATTTTGTCCCTATTGTCCCCTGCAGAGTTTTTCTGTTATTTGCTTCCTGGTACTTGGCCGATAGCACTACTGTGTTGGAATACCTTTATAAGGACCTGTTCACCCCCGAAGACGCGATGACGAAGTGCCAGAAATGGCTACATTTGGATCGTATCCCTGAGGAATTTCAAATGAAAAAACCCTGTCAGGAAATCtcagccctcccttcccctgcttgtaacatagatTTCTTAATAAAGAATTTATACAAATCAacattttccccccttctgaatGAAAAGGAcatctttccccaccttcctGATGCTTTCATTTTAACCTCTGAGTTTGACCTTCTGAGAGACGACGGACTCTTGTACAAGAAGCGTCTAGAAGACAATGGGGTCCAGGTGACCTGGAGACATCTCAAAGATGGATTTCATGGGGTGCTGTACTTTTTTAACCATTGGTTTCTCGCTTTTCCATGCTCTGCTGTAGCAGTCGACCACATAGTGGGGTACATCAAACGTTTATAA
- the LOC143824910 gene encoding arylacetamide deacetylase-like 4, whose protein sequence is MDPLGLLLWSSAALVGLSLVLLLIWAACYHWLSTEIPRDICQPSKLRILHFLIVFLFGIDYVLWKTGLLNQLVFVRAIVDLIEHPVFGDPKLTIKNVSIRGVPVRVYQPKAPQSLRRGIVHIHGGGGVIGSIACYERVSRYLANETDSVVFTVDYGVSPEHSYPLQFQQCHDVTAHVLQHAEEYGVDPARVMVCGDSFGGLLTAATCQSVGQRRDLPKLRAQILVYALVQMLKFNLPSYKQNDAIPILSKMQALRFALQYMQRHISFPDLLLEGSHVSSDLKTKYNKWLSPNNIPEEFRKRKAKVAAPTSPHGDVHKILEMATGPKLAPLFVDDEVIRQLPETFILTCQYDVFRDDGLLYKKRLEENGVPVSWCHLVDGFHGVVFLMNHWLFHFSSGKTGMDQLVDFIRRL, encoded by the exons ATGGATCCTCTGGGGCTCCTCTTGTGGTCCAGCGCTGCGTTGGTGGGCCTGTCTCTAGTCCTGCTCCTGATATGGGCCGCCTGCTACCACTGGCTCTCCACAGAAATCCCTCGTGACATCTGTCAGCCTTCCAAGCTGAGGATCTTGCATTTCCTAATCGTGTTCCTCTTTGGAATT GACTACGTTTTGTGGAAAACAGGTCTCCTCAATCAGCTTGTGTTCGTGAGAGCAATAGTCGATCTCATTGAACACCCTGTGTTCGGAGACCCAAAGCTCACCATCAAGAACGTGAGCATTCGGGGTGTGCCGGTGAGGGTATACCAGCCCAAAGCCCCACAGAGTTTGCGAAGAGGAATCGTCCACATTCACGGAGGAGGCGGTGTCATAGGAAGCATTG CCTGCTACGAAAGAGTGTCCAGATATCTTGCCAATGAAACAGATTCAGTGGTCTTCACAGTTGA CTACGGTGTGAGCCCAGAGCATTCCTACCCACTGCAGTTTCAGCAGTGTCACGACGTCACCGCGCACGTATTGCAACACGCTGAAGAATACGGGGTGGATCCTGCCCGTGTCATGGTTTGTGGGGACAGCTTTGGGGGCTTACTCACCGCAGCCACTTGCCAGTCAGTGGGACAAAGAAGAGACCTACCGAAACTACGCGCTCAGATCCTGGTCTACGCTTTGGTTCAAATGCTGAAATTTAACTTGCCTTCGTACAAGCAAAACGATGCTATTCCCATCTTGAGCAAAATGCAGGCATTAAGATTCGCATTGCAGTATATGCAGAGGCATATCTCATTTCCAGATCTGCTCCTGGAAGGAAGCCATGTGTCCAGCGATCTGAAAACCAAGTATAATAAATGGCTCAGTCCAAATAACATCCCTGAAGAATTCCGGAAAAGGAAGGCGAAAGTCGCCGCTCCCACAAGCCCTCACGGGGATGTCCACAAAATTCTAGAGATGGCGACTGGCCCCAAATTAGCCCCGCTTTTCGTCGACGACGAGGTCATCCGGCAGCTGCCCGAGACGTTCATTTTAACCTGCCAGTACGACGTCTTCCGAGATGATGGCCTCTTGTACAAGAAGCGGCTGGAAGAGAACGGCGTGCCGGTGTCTTGGTGCCATCTTGTGGATGGATTCCACGGAGTAGTCTTTTTGATGAACCACTGGCTCTTCCATTTCTCCAGCGGCAAAACGGGAATGGACCAGCTTGTTGATTTCATCAGACGTTTATAA